One window from the genome of Candidatus Synechococcus calcipolaris G9 encodes:
- the dusB gene encoding tRNA dihydrouridine synthase DusB, with protein sequence MIQLSPDLQARLATPLNIGNVRVNSRVLQSPLAGVTDLVFRRLVRRYAPESMMYTEMVSATGLHYVKEMPRLMEVDENEHPISIQLFDCRPDFLAEAAQKAVSEGADTIDINMGCPVNKITKNGGGSSLLRQPDVAAAIVSRVAEAVEVPVTVKTRLGWNDQDINILEFAQAMEAAGAAMITIHGRTRAQGFNGTARWDWIAKVKDILTIPVIANGDIFSVEAAVQCLEQTGADGVMCSRGTMGYPFLVGEIDHFLKTGVMRPKPTISDRLTCARDHLIALWEYKGDRGIRQARKHLTWYAKGFQSAAGLRSQLCRIETLDAGLSLLDQAIRDSAHLNLT encoded by the coding sequence ATGATTCAACTTTCCCCTGATTTGCAGGCCCGTCTTGCTACCCCTTTGAACATTGGCAACGTCAGGGTGAATAGCCGCGTCCTTCAGTCCCCCCTAGCTGGTGTAACGGATCTGGTGTTTCGTCGCTTGGTGCGTCGCTATGCCCCGGAATCAATGATGTACACCGAAATGGTGAGTGCTACGGGCCTGCACTACGTCAAGGAAATGCCCCGGCTGATGGAAGTGGATGAGAATGAACATCCCATTAGTATTCAGTTATTTGACTGTCGGCCAGATTTTTTAGCGGAAGCGGCCCAAAAGGCGGTTTCCGAGGGAGCGGATACCATTGACATTAATATGGGCTGCCCGGTCAATAAAATTACTAAAAACGGGGGTGGTTCTTCATTACTGCGCCAACCCGATGTGGCCGCAGCGATCGTATCCCGTGTGGCTGAAGCAGTTGAGGTTCCGGTGACGGTGAAAACTCGCCTCGGCTGGAATGATCAGGACATTAATATTCTCGAGTTTGCCCAGGCCATGGAGGCCGCCGGTGCAGCAATGATTACGATTCACGGTCGTACCCGTGCCCAGGGATTTAATGGCACAGCCCGCTGGGATTGGATCGCCAAAGTCAAAGATATTCTCACCATTCCCGTAATTGCCAATGGGGATATTTTTTCCGTGGAAGCAGCGGTGCAATGCCTAGAACAAACTGGCGCGGATGGGGTGATGTGTTCCCGGGGAACCATGGGCTATCCCTTTCTAGTGGGAGAAATTGATCACTTTCTCAAAACCGGGGTGATGCGCCCCAAACCCACGATCAGCGATCGCCTCACCTGTGCCAGAGATCATCTCATTGCCCTTTGGGAATACAAGGGCGATCGTGGTATTCGCCAGGCCCGCAAACATTTAACCTGGTATGCCAAGGGATTTCAATCCGCTGCGGGGTTACGGAGCCAGCTCTGTCGCATTGAAACCCTGGATGCGGGCCTATCCCTTCTCGATCAGGCCATTAGAGATTCTGCGCATCTCAATCTCACCTAG
- a CDS encoding Uma2 family endonuclease translates to MALSVEPTIHYPDSDGQPMADNTRQFRWIVLLKENLECLFANDPNVFVAGDLLWYPVEGRPDIRVAPDVMVIFGRPKGDRGSYQQWLEAGITPQVVFEILSPGNRLTEMVKKLQFYDRHGVEEYYIYDPDRQELSILVRNSQGLDAVEMIDHWRSPRLGIEFVLGEDELEVYYPDGRRFLTTVELAQRMEEAQQRAQQEAQRADRLAAYLRSQGIDPEQI, encoded by the coding sequence ATGGCTCTTTCCGTTGAACCCACGATCCACTATCCCGACAGTGATGGTCAACCCATGGCTGATAATACCCGTCAATTCCGTTGGATCGTTTTACTCAAAGAAAACCTAGAATGTCTTTTTGCCAATGATCCGAACGTTTTTGTCGCTGGAGACTTACTCTGGTATCCAGTGGAAGGTCGTCCCGATATACGAGTTGCCCCAGATGTGATGGTCATTTTTGGTCGTCCCAAGGGCGATCGCGGCTCCTATCAACAATGGCTAGAAGCGGGCATTACCCCCCAGGTCGTGTTTGAAATTCTCTCCCCTGGGAATCGACTGACGGAAATGGTGAAAAAGCTACAGTTCTACGATCGCCACGGCGTAGAGGAATATTACATCTACGATCCCGATCGCCAGGAATTGAGTATCCTGGTGAGAAATTCCCAGGGATTGGATGCCGTTGAAATGATAGATCACTGGCGTAGTCCTCGCCTAGGGATTGAATTTGTCCTAGGAGAAGACGAGCTAGAGGTGTACTATCCCGATGGACGGCGATTTCTGACCACGGTTGAATTGGCTCAACGAATGGAGGAAGCCCAGCAGCGGGCACAACAAGAAGCACAACGGGCCGATCGCCTAGCGGCCTATCTACGCTCCCAAGGCATTGATCCAGAGCAAATTTAA